The nucleotide window GAAGAAGGCGCCGTACAGCTTTTCCGGCCGCTTCTCGGCAATGACTATATTCTCGGCGCCGTGGGTGTGCTGCAGTTTGAAGTCATCGTGGCCCGGCTAAAAGACGAATACAACGTCAACGCCCTGTATGAAGGCTGCAACATAACCACGGCACGCTGGCTGCACACCGACGACCCCAAAACCATGGCCGAATTCCGCGACTACTACCGCAGCGAACTGGCCATGGACGCGGAAGGCTGCCTTGCCTATCTTGCGCCCAACCCGTGGCGGCTTGAATCCGCAGTGGAGCGCTATCCCAAAATGGAATTCCGCACCACGCGTGAAATCAGCTAGCACTGCGTCCGCCGAGGGCAGTTCCGCCGCGGCAACATCAGCGAGGTACTCCGCCATGCGGTCACACAGCGTTCTTTTTATTTTCTGCACCTGCCTTGCCTTCTGCATCGGCGCAGACGCAGCGACCGGACACAGGGCGCTTGCCGCACAGCAGGACGAGTCATGGCCCGCGGCACGTGTGCTGCATGAAGAACACTACCCCGACGGAACACTCAAACTGCGGCGCACCACAAGCTTTTCCGACATGTTTGAAACGGAATACCGCTACAGCCGCAACGGCACGCTGGTATCCACCACGGAGTATACTGACGGCAAGCTCCGCAACGTGACGGAAGAGCTGGGCCACGGCCTGCAACGGCAGACATCCTTCCATCCTGACGGGGTGACCCCGCACTGGGAAAGGACGAGGGAAGCCGTCGGCGAAGGCAAATTCCGCACGACCCGCGCCACCGGCGACTCGTTTGTTTACCGCCCCGACGGAACGCTGAAAACCAGAGCCCTGTACCGCGAAGGGTACAAGGTGCTGTCCGAAGAATTCAGCCCTGACGGAACGATGACCATACGCCGCAGCCATTACAAGGCCAATGACAGCCTGATTCCGGTACACCTGCTTATGCAGCCCGGCCCCCCGCCGCGGTTCTGTTCCGCGCTGGACCGCCGCGTGACCACGGCAGCGGGTGACGATGTGTTTCAGACAATCACCTGCTCGGGCAGCACGCGCCTGCTGGTCACCCCGTTTTTCAGCCTGCGCACGGAACAGCTCCCATCGGGCGGTACGCTGACAACAGTGCTCGACTCCGACGGTTCGGCACTGGCCACGCTGGAACCGGCGCAAAGCCACAGCAAGTACGTCACATTATACGCCTATGATGATATTCAGGCGGTGCTCTACAAAAAAAAGGGCATTTTCGGCACCACGGAGCGGAGTATCTTTTTCAAGCTGCGCACGCCGTGGCCTGACACCGGACAGGCCGGAGAAGGACAGAGTCTCTGCCCGTACCGGCTTGTGCAGTACTACACGTCGGCAGTCTCCATGGAATTCGACGAGCGGGAAGAACTTGCGGACCTCATGCTCAGCCGCGACAAGCGTATCGTGCACTGGCTGCGCCTGTACGGGCATATCGTGGTCCTCGACCAGCGTTACGACCTGCGCCCCGATCAGGAATCCATCATCACACAGGTTTTCGTGGACGGCAAAACCGCAGGAGAAGTGCACTTTATGGGCAGGCCCGACCATCTGGCCCACCCGCTGGAAGACGGCCGCGTTCTGCACGTGACCCCCAAGGACCTCTGGCTGGAAGAACAACCCTAGCCGCCACCGCCCTTTTACCCCGCGCTGCGGCTGCGGCTGCGGGCGCCCGCATGCCTGTCAGACACAGGCCCCCCACGTTTTTTGTATCCGCAAATTGCAAACGTTTGCATCAGCAACGGAAGTCCGTTAGGGTTACCCGGAAAACAACCCGGCACTCAGACCGGTGTCTTCCGGAGACATGCCATGGGCCTGCAACCGTACAAGGACATTCCGCACACACGGCGCAACGCGCTGACAGGCGAATGGGTGCTGGTGTCGCCCCACAGGGCAATGCGCCCCTGGCAGGGGCAGCAGGACGCACCCGACACCACCGTCATGCCCGCCTATGACCCGCAGTGTTATCTGTGTCCGGGCAACCTGCGCACAGGCGGTGCCCGCAACCCGCACTACAGCGGCGTATTCGTCTTCGACAACGACTTTCAGGCACTGAAAACGCCCGGCAGCCGCACCGCGCAAAGCCCCCCCCGCAAAAACGACGACCTGTTTGCCGCCAGACCCGAGACTGGCATCTGCCGTGTCGTATGTTACTCTCCCCGCCACGACCTGACCATGGCCCGCATGCAGCCCGCACAGGCAGAGGCCGTCATCACCGCGTGGCAGCACGAGTATGCCGCACTGTGCTCACGGCAGGATATCGGGTATGTCCAGATTTTTGAAAACAGAGGCGCCATGATGGGCTGCTCCAACCCGCATCCCCACGGGCAGATATGGGCCAGCAGCTCCGTGCCGCACATCGCCGCGCAGGAAGACACCATGCAGCGCCGCCACCTGCAGCAACACGGCGACTGCCTGCTCTGCAGATACACCGCTCTGGAAGAAGAATACAAAGAGCGTGTGGTCTTCAGCAATGACTCGTTCTGCGCGGTGGTACCCTACTGGGCGGTGTGGCCCTTTGAAACCATGCTTCTGCCGCGCAGGCATGCCGCCGACATCACAGACATGACTCCGGCGGAAAAAACCGATCTCGCGCATGCGCTCATACGGCTGACCACCAGATACGACAACCTGTTCCGCACGCCTTTTCCCTATTCCATGGGCATACACCAGCAGCCCTGCAAGGGCGCTTCTCCGCAGGCGTGGCATTACCATTTTCACTTCTATCCGCCGCTGCTGCGTTCCGCATCGGTACGCAAATTCATGGTGGGCTATGAAATGCTGGGCAGCCCGCAGCGCGACCTGACAGCAGAGAGCGCGGCGGACAGGCTGCGCGCCCTTTCCGACGTGCATTACACGGGCCTGCGGCAGGGGTCTGCAACATGATGCCCGCGCTGCTTACGCAGCAGGAAATGCTGAACGCCCTGCATAGGGGGGCACTGGACGCGGGGCTGCGCGCCCTGTACGCGCCGGACAGCGACAGCGGGCACACAGCCGCTGCGGCACGCATCCGGCTGGAAAACCTGCTGCATGAACATCTGCACCGCTACGGCCCGCGGCCTGTGGGTATTTTCAGCGCGCCCGGCCGTACGGAACTGGCAGGCAACCATACCGACCACAACAGGGGTGTGGTGGTGGCGGCAGCAGTCACACTGGACTGTCTGGCCGTGGCTTCTGCCCGCGCCGACCTGCGCGTGCATCTGGTTTCCGCCGGATTTGCCCGTCCGGTGGGCCTGACACTGGATGACCTGCAGCCGCGCGCGGACGAAAAAGAAACCCCCGCGGCCATCGTCAGAGGCATGGCTGCCGGCATACACGGCCTGATGCCCCTCTGCGGGTTCGATGCCTGTGTGCACAGTACGGTTCCCGTGGGTGCGGGACTCAGCTCCTCCGCAGCATTCGAGGTGCTCTGCGGCCGCATTTTTTCAGGCTGGCATTCCGGTTACGTCCTCACTCAGCAAACGCTGGCGGCACTGGCCCATACCGCAGAATCCCGTTATTTCGGCAAGCCATGCGGCGAAATGGATCAACTGGCCTGCGCGGGCAGCGGAGCTTCGGTCATCCGCTTCGGCATGCCGCAGGGCAAAAACGTTGAAGCCGTGCCCGTCAATATTGCGGAAGCCGGCTATCAGCTTGCGGTTGTAAACACGGGGGGCAGCCACGCCGACCTGACGGCGGAATACGCCGCCATACCCGCAGAGATGCGCCGCGCCGCGGCCGTACTGGGCAAGCAGCAGGCCCACGGCATCACCGCCGCAGAGGTGCTGCGCCACGCCGCAGCCATCCGCAATGCGGCCGGAGACCGGGCCCTGCTGCGGCTGCTTCATTTTGCCGAAGAGACACAGCGTGCCGAAGCCGTGGCACAGGCGCTGCGTCACAACCGCACGCAGGAATTGCTGCGGCTGGTCAATGCCAGCGGCGATTCTTCGTGGCGGCTGCTGCAAAACTGCTACCCCGCCGGTGCGTCCGCCCAGCCCCTGCCCGTGGCGCTGGAAACGACCCGCCTGCAACTGGACGGACAAGGGGCATGGCGTGTGCACGGCGGAGGATTTGCCGGTACCATACAGGTCTATGTGCCGCAGCGGCTCATGGCCGGCTACACAAAGTGCATGGAACAGCTTTTCGGCGCCGGGTGTGTCATCCCGCTGGATATCCGCGGCAGCGGCCTGCACCGGCTGTTCCCGTAAGTCAGCTCCGCAGGCAAAAAAAGCCGTGCCGCTTTTGACAAAACCATGTAAATGAGGTCAAACTGCAAACGTTTGCAGCAACTGCGGCACCCGCCGCAAAACGGACAGCGCATGCGCCAGTACACCATTAAAGACATCGCCAGAGAACTGGGGGTTTCACCCTCGACGGTGTCGCGTGCGCTCAGCGGACACCCCGGCATCAGCGCCCGGACCCGCAGCAGGGTTCAGGAACTGGCCCGTCTGCACAACTACCAGCCCAACCTGCTCGCTAAAAGTCTGCAGCAGAAACATTCCAGCACCATCGGCGTCATTGTGCCGGAGATCCGCCACGACTTTTTCGCCGCCACCATCAGCGGCATCGAAGAGGTGGCCTACACGGCAGGATACGCCATCATGGTCTGCCAGAGCCATGAAACACTCGACCGCGAAACAACCAACATAGCCGCACTGCTGGGACAGCGTATAGCGGGCCTGCTGCTTTCCGTCTCGTGCCGCACGCACGACGCACGGCATCTTGCTCCGGTGCTGCGCAGCCGGACGCCTCTGGTGATTTTCGACAGAGTGCCCGAAGGGTTTGCAGGCAGCACAGTCACCACCGACGACGAGCAGGGAGCCTGTGACATCACAGCGCTGCTGCTGCAAAAAGGCTACCGGCGCATAGCCCACATAGGAGGCCCCCCGCATCTGGCCATAAGCCGCCGACGGTACGCAGGCTATGCAAAAGCCCTTGCCGCGGCGGGAATGCCGCAGTTTTCCGGATACCATATTCAGGGCGGCTTTGACGAAGAAGACGGCAGACGCGGCGCCATGCAGCTTTTTGACCTTGCGCAGCCGCCTGACGCCATCATGGCCGTCACCGACCCTGTGGCACTGGGAGTGTACAGCGCCGCGCGGCAGCGGGGTTTGCGCATACCGCAGGATATAGCGGTCACCGGATTCAGCGGCAACCCCGTGGGCGAACTGATCACCCCGCGCCTGACAACAGTATACCAGCCAGCCTTTGAAATGGGCAGACGCGCCGCCGGCCTGCTGCTGGAACAGATACGCGGCGCCGCGGCACAAAGCACAGCAACCGTGTCATTGCCCACGCGTGTGGTTGTGCGCGAATCGGCGTAGAGGCAGACATGAGCAGCACGCAGGATACATGTTTTACGCACCTGTCAGGTGCGCATACTGTCAGACCGCAACCCTGCGCAACAATACCGCACTGTTCCTGCCCTGCTTTCCGGCGTATTCCGTGGCCCGGCCGCGCCGCACGTCCCGCCCCTCAGCCAGACGGCCGGTCTCCTTCTGCGACACCCTCCCTGTTCATGCTGCGCAATACAAATGACATGACGGTTTGTATTACCGATTACGGAGCACGGCTCGTTTCCGTTCTCTGGCCGCAAAGTAAACCGCCTTGTTCCGGCAGTACCGGCGCACCGGATTCCCGGCGCGATGTCATAACGGGGTATGATTCACCATACATGTACATGGACGATCCGTATTACATGGGCGCAATTATCGGCAGGCTGGCCAACCGGACCTCCGGAGCATGTTTTTCACTGGACGGGCAGCGCCACTGCCTGAAAGCCAACGACGGTCCGCATCATCTGCACGGCGGCCCGCACGGTCTGCACAGCCGCATGTGGCAGGTGCAGGCAGGCGATTACGCCGAAAACGCAACAATCATATTGCGGTATGCCAGCCCGCACGGAGAACAGGGATACCCCGGCACCGTGCAGTTCACCGTCAGCTGCACGCTGACAGACAGCAACACGCTGCGTCTGACCATGCACGCGCAGGCCGACGTTCCCACGCCCGTCTCACTGACAGCGCATCCCTACTTCAACCTGAGCGGTCATCCGGCGGGCAGCCTGCACGGGCACCGGCTTACCGTTCACGCATCCCGTTATCTGCCCTGTTCCGCAGCACAGAAAACCGGCTACGGCATTCCTGCCGGTCACACCGCGCCTGTGGCAGGCACCGCGCTGGACTTCACAACGCCGCGCGACCTGACACAGGCCCTGCGGCAAACTCCGCAGGGCTTTGACCACTATGCCGTGCTGGACGCCGCAGCATCCGCAAGCGAACCGCAACACCCCGTGCTGCGCCATGCCGCCACGCTGCACCATGTGCCCACCGGCCGCAGCATGCAGGTACACACCGACCAGCCGGGACTGCAGATATATTCAGCCAATTTCATCGCCCCCCGCACACGGGGCAAGTACGGAACCTGCTACGGCCCTCAGACAGCTATCTGTCTGGAGCCTCACGGCTTTCCCGATGCGGTGAACAACGCACACTTTCCCTCATGCATCATCGGGCCGCAGGCACCGTACACCCAGACAACGGAGTACCGTTTTTTTACAGGACAGCAGGCGTAACAAACCCCGCCGTCCGCAAGCAGCAACA belongs to Oleidesulfovibrio alaskensis DSM 16109 and includes:
- a CDS encoding UDP-glucose--hexose-1-phosphate uridylyltransferase, which codes for MGLQPYKDIPHTRRNALTGEWVLVSPHRAMRPWQGQQDAPDTTVMPAYDPQCYLCPGNLRTGGARNPHYSGVFVFDNDFQALKTPGSRTAQSPPRKNDDLFAARPETGICRVVCYSPRHDLTMARMQPAQAEAVITAWQHEYAALCSRQDIGYVQIFENRGAMMGCSNPHPHGQIWASSSVPHIAAQEDTMQRRHLQQHGDCLLCRYTALEEEYKERVVFSNDSFCAVVPYWAVWPFETMLLPRRHAADITDMTPAEKTDLAHALIRLTTRYDNLFRTPFPYSMGIHQQPCKGASPQAWHYHFHFYPPLLRSASVRKFMVGYEMLGSPQRDLTAESAADRLRALSDVHYTGLRQGSAT
- a CDS encoding galactokinase — translated: MMPALLTQQEMLNALHRGALDAGLRALYAPDSDSGHTAAAARIRLENLLHEHLHRYGPRPVGIFSAPGRTELAGNHTDHNRGVVVAAAVTLDCLAVASARADLRVHLVSAGFARPVGLTLDDLQPRADEKETPAAIVRGMAAGIHGLMPLCGFDACVHSTVPVGAGLSSSAAFEVLCGRIFSGWHSGYVLTQQTLAALAHTAESRYFGKPCGEMDQLACAGSGASVIRFGMPQGKNVEAVPVNIAEAGYQLAVVNTGGSHADLTAEYAAIPAEMRRAAAVLGKQQAHGITAAEVLRHAAAIRNAAGDRALLRLLHFAEETQRAEAVAQALRHNRTQELLRLVNASGDSSWRLLQNCYPAGASAQPLPVALETTRLQLDGQGAWRVHGGGFAGTIQVYVPQRLMAGYTKCMEQLFGAGCVIPLDIRGSGLHRLFP
- a CDS encoding aldose epimerase family protein, which encodes MLRNTNDMTVCITDYGARLVSVLWPQSKPPCSGSTGAPDSRRDVITGYDSPYMYMDDPYYMGAIIGRLANRTSGACFSLDGQRHCLKANDGPHHLHGGPHGLHSRMWQVQAGDYAENATIILRYASPHGEQGYPGTVQFTVSCTLTDSNTLRLTMHAQADVPTPVSLTAHPYFNLSGHPAGSLHGHRLTVHASRYLPCSAAQKTGYGIPAGHTAPVAGTALDFTTPRDLTQALRQTPQGFDHYAVLDAAASASEPQHPVLRHAATLHHVPTGRSMQVHTDQPGLQIYSANFIAPRTRGKYGTCYGPQTAICLEPHGFPDAVNNAHFPSCIIGPQAPYTQTTEYRFFTGQQA
- a CDS encoding LacI family DNA-binding transcriptional regulator gives rise to the protein MRQYTIKDIARELGVSPSTVSRALSGHPGISARTRSRVQELARLHNYQPNLLAKSLQQKHSSTIGVIVPEIRHDFFAATISGIEEVAYTAGYAIMVCQSHETLDRETTNIAALLGQRIAGLLLSVSCRTHDARHLAPVLRSRTPLVIFDRVPEGFAGSTVTTDDEQGACDITALLLQKGYRRIAHIGGPPHLAISRRRYAGYAKALAAAGMPQFSGYHIQGGFDEEDGRRGAMQLFDLAQPPDAIMAVTDPVALGVYSAARQRGLRIPQDIAVTGFSGNPVGELITPRLTTVYQPAFEMGRRAAGLLLEQIRGAAAQSTATVSLPTRVVVRESA